The following is a genomic window from Candidatus Vondammii sp. HM_W22.
GGCACCGTCACCGATCGCCAATTTTGGCGGGGTCAGTCCGCGTGACTTCAGTTTCAACAGTACCTCCAGACAGCTCTGTGTGGATTCCCGTACACCATCCTCAATTGCCAGAAAATGCTTCTCACCACGCTCATTCACGCCGATCACCACCAGGGCACACAGCTTCGTCTGCTCTGCTCTCTGTCCGCTGTAGACGTCTGCCCACACATACACCCAATGGCCCTTATCCAGGCGCTCCTCGCACCAGCTCCGATATTCTTCTGCCCAGACCTGCTTCAGACGCGATACCCTGCCGGCCGACAAGCCTGTTGCATCCGGACCCACCAGCACTTTCAGGGCTTCACCCATCTTTCCACTGGAAATCCCCTTCAGGTAGAGCCACGGCAGCGCCGCTTCCAGTGACTTCGTCTTGCGTACATACGGCGGCACCAGAGCTGATCGGAACGTCACCGGCTCGCCGGTCTTCGCGCGAACTTTGGGGATCTTGACCGTGACCGGCCCCAATCCTGTCTGCAGTTTACGAGCTGGCAGGTGACCATTACGCACCACACCCACCTTGCTATCCTCTGTCCGTCGCTCGACGTGCTCCGCCAACAGCTCCAGCAGCTCGGCCTCCACCGCCTAGTAGATCAACTGCTCTGCACCGCTTCTCGGCAACTCTGTCAGCGGATCGATAATCGTATCTCGACCTGCCAGCTTAACAACGTTATTCTTACTCATGGTGGCGTATCTCCAATGGTTGTTTTGATGTCTCGCAACAATAAATCAACCAGATACCCCGCTTTTTTTCAATTCCTTTCAAACACCACTTTCAGTTATGACTCCCATGAAACCCATTATGGGTACAAAAGCCACATCAGCATAGACCGGAAGCACAAGGTCATTCGCAAGTACGCCATCACATCGGCTGAAGTTCACGATAGCCAGGTCTTCGAAGAACTGCTGGATGAGAACAACAGTAATGGAAGTGTCTGGGCCGATTCCGCTTACCGCAGTCATACTCATCGCAAGTCGATATGCAAACGCCCCTCGAATGAACGGGAGCAATGAGGCAAACCGAAAACGATCAAGAGTCCGGGCTCGAGTTGAGCACGTGTTTGCCCAGCAGGCCAATCGACTAGCGCGTAGCATCGGGCAAGTCAGGGTCGGCGTGAAGATTGGTATGATGAATTTGGTGTACAACATGCGTCGATTGGTGTGGCTGGCCGGATGAAGCGAGGTATGGATATGCGTGTTGCCAGAAAAATTGAGCATGAAGACACCGGGCCCTCCAGATTCGCTAGAGACTATTGGCCTTTGTCAGGTTTTTAGAGGCTCCCTAATGTTTAAGTCAATCGGCCAATAACTGCACTAGATTGATCTTTTCACTCGGTTGGTTTTTTTCAACTCTTCATAGTAACTGATGAATAAAGTCTCGAGCTCATCAATCACATCCATAGCTGAACGGCCATGCATGATGTGGGCGGTCATCAGCGAAGAGGTCTCGGTAAGAAGAGTTGATCGGTCCAGCATGGAGTAACTGACAGACAATCTTTTTATCGCAGAAACAACGGATTCCTCATCAGGCCTGGGTATCAATTGGGGCTCAGGTATCCCCGCTTTAGCCGGTGTTTCAACGGTTTCCTGCTGGGACAAAAAGGCGGCAAAAGCAAGCAGGCTTCTCTTCTCCTGCTCACCCAAAGCTTTATACAATTTAAGTAGTCTACGCTGCTCCCCTGGAAGATTCAGCTTTGGCGGCAGCATTTCTATCCCAAGCCATCGCTTTTATGTTCTTCGCAGTATAGCTGGGCAAAATCTAGAAGCTCTTCCATTATCCGCGCACGGAATTTTTGCTTCTGATGTACAAAAGAGAAGGGTCTCTCAAGCGAGGGGTCCAGTTCAATGGCAACCAGTGTGCCCAGCTTCAATTCTTTCTGAATGGTGGCGCGTGAAACCACAGAGATCCCCATACCGGCTTCCACTGCACTTTTTACTGCTTCTGGGCTTCCTAACTCCATGGCCATCTTCAAGTCATCAGGCCCACCTTCACTGCCTTGGGACAAAAATTCGCTGATCACTTCGCGGGTACCTGAACCCTCTTCGCGACAAATGAAAGGATATTTAACAAGATCCCCATAGGTGAATGTTTTACGCTGTGCCTCTGGGTGATCAGGCGGAACAATAGCAACCAATTGATCAGGACGACACGGCTCCACCACCAGATTCTTATTACCAACGGGCGCCTCAACCACGCCAAGGTCAATGGTATTGTTCTCGATCATGGAGACAATGCCATCGGTATTGGAGACCTTAAGATGGATACCAACCTCCGGGTATTTTTTTTTGAAGTCCCCCAGTAGTGCCGGAAGCATATACTCAGCAATAGTGGTACTGGCTCCAATAATGAGAGAACCGCTGATATCCCCTGTCATTGCCTTGACAGAATTTTCCAGCTCAGTGTAGAGGTCGAAAATTTTATCGGCATAGATGTAAACATGGGCGCCGGCTTCAGTCAGACTGATCCGGTTATGAGTACGATCGAACAGACGGGTATTGAAATACTCTTCGAGCTGTCTAACCTGAAAAGTGACGGCTGGTTGCGTCATATGCAGCGACTCTGCCGCCTTGGTGAAACTGAGTAGTCTTGCAACAGTATGGAACACTTGGAGTCTGCGATCCGCCATTATTTTCCCCATCATTACATGTGGCGATAAAGCGCATTTATACCATAAAAAAGGGAGTAAAAGCCAATAGATAACCTATCCAAAAAAGGGGTATACGGTAGTTACACATGTTTGTTAATTTCGACTAAATATTCCTTTACGAGAAAGCACTATCAGTAGTCCAATACCTTGCTGAATCATTTGTCCGGCATTATTGATATTTTGCAAATAAGTTACCTGGGTGTTTCAAACAGGTTGTGGGATCTGCAACAAGGTGGTAGATCCGGGAGAATTACAATGTTATGTATTACGTTTTTACTCATAAGGGAACCTCTAAAAAATCGACAAAGGCCAATAATAGTCTCTAGCAAATCAGGGAAGCCCGGTATCTTCACGCTCATTTTTCTGGCAACATCCATACCCATACCTCGCTTCATCCGGCCAGCGACACCAACCGACGCATGTTGTACACCAAATTCATCATACCAATCTTCCACCGACCCTGACTTGCCCGATGCTACGCACCAGTCGATTGGCCTGCTGGGCAAACACGTGCTCAACTCGAGCCCGAACTCTTGATCGTTTTCGATTTGCCTCTTGCTCCCGTTCATTCAAGGGGCGTTTGCGTGTCGGCTTGCGATGAATCTGACGGCAGTAATGCGCACCTGGTAAAGCGGCTTCCAGTTCTACACTGCGGTAAGCAGAATCGGCCCAGACACTTCTATTACTGTTGTTCTCATCCATCAGTTCCTCAAAGACTTGGCTATCGTGAACTTCAGCCGATGTGATGACGTACTTGCGAATGACCTTGTGCTTCCGGTCTACGCTGATGTGGCTTTTGTACCCATAGTGGGTTTTGCCATGCTTCTTAGTCAAGTGGGCTTCAACATCCTTCTGGCGGCGTTTGTTATCACCCCATGCCTCAGGGCTATCTCCGGCTTTGATCTGCCTATTTTCCTCTCGCGTATTACGTTGCCTGGGTACTGGGACGATAGCGGCATCTACAATCTGTCCTTTGCGAGCACTGAAGCCTGCTGCATCAATCTGGATCAACAGCGCTGAAAAGAGTTTATCAACAAGGCCTCGTTCTTTCAGGCGCTCACGATATACCCAAACTGTTTTGGTATCGGGTACCTTACCTCCTGGCTCAGCCCAAGAAAACGACAAAAGCTATAGGGATACCGTATGTGGAACTTTGTTTGATCACCGGACAGATTGAACAAATGCTGTAGGACCAACACCTTGAACATGAGTTATAACTGAAAGTGTTGTTTGAAGGGAATTGAAAAAAAGCGGGGTATCTGGTTGATTTGTTGTTGCGAGACATCAAAACAACCATTGGAGATATGCCACCATGAGTAAGAATAACGTTGTTAAGCTGGCAGTTCGAGATACGATTATCGATCCGCTGACAGAGTTGCCGAGAAGCGGTGCAGAGCAGTTGATCTACCAGGCGGTGGAGGCCGAGCTGCTGGAGCTGCTGGCGGAGCACGTCGAGCGACGGACAGAGGATGGCAAGGCGGGTGTGGTGCGTAATGGTCACCTGCCAGCTCGTAAACTGCAGACAGGATTGGGGCCGGTCACGGTCAAGATCCCCAAAGTTCGCGCGAAGACCGGCGAGCCGGTAACGTTCCGATCAGCTCTGGTGCCGCCGTATGTACGCAAGACGAAGTCACTGGAAGCGGCGCTGGCGTGGCTCTACCTGAAGGGGATTTCCAGTGGAGAGATGGGTGAAGCCCTGCAAGTGCTGGTGGTTCCGGATGCAACAGGCTTGTCGGCCGGCAGGGTATCGCGTCTGAAGCAGGTCTGGGCAGAAGAATATCGGAGCTGGTGCAAGGAGCGCCTGGATAAGGGCCATTGGGTGTATGTGTGGGCAGACGGTGTCTACAGCGGACAGAGAGCAGAGCAGACGAAGCTGTGTGCCCTGGTGGTGATCGGCGTGAATGAGCGTGGTGAGAAGCATTTTCTGGCAATTGAGGATGGTGTACGGGAGTCCACACAGAGCTGGCGGGAGGTACTGTTGAAACTGAAGTCACGCGGACTGACCCCGCCAAAATTGGCGATCGGTGACGGTGCCATGGGGTTCCGGGCTGCGCTGGAGGAAGTGTATCCGGAGACGCGCCAACAGCGCTGCTGGATGCACAAGACCATGAACGTGCTGAACTGCCTGCCAAGGTCAGCTCAGCCGAAAGCGAAGCAGGCACTGAATAACATCTGGCAGTCGGAGACCCAGGCCGATGCGGAAAAGGCCTTTGATCTGTTTATCAAAACGTATGAGCCAAAGTATCCGAAGGCTGCCATCTGTCTGCACAAAGACCGAGAGGAACTGATGGCTTTCTATCAATTTTCTGCGCAGCACTGGCAGAGCATTCGGACCAGCAATCCGATTGAATCCACCTTCCAAGGGCTGCCTATCGCGTGACGGCATGCTACACATGATGTTCAAACTCGGCCTGTGCGCCGAGAAGAAGTGGAGACGATTACGGGGTTTCGATTACCTGGCGAAGGTGATAAGCCGGAATCAAATTTAAAGAGGGTGTTGAGGCAGCAGGAGTCGATCAGGTCGCCGCTTGATTCAACTGGCTAAACACCAGATTTGACTATAACTCTT
Proteins encoded in this region:
- a CDS encoding IS5 family transposase; this translates as MSFSWAEPGGKVPDTKTVWVYRERLKERGLVDKLFSALLIQIDAAGFSARKGQIVDAAIVPVPRQRNTREENRQIKAGDSPEAWGDNKRRQKDVEAHLTKKHGKTHYGYKSHISVDRKHKVIRKYVITSAEVHDSQVFEELMDENNSNRSVWADSAYRSVELEAALPGAHYCRQIHRKPTRKRPLNEREQEANRKRSRVRARVEHVFAQQANRLVRSIGQVRVGGRLV
- a CDS encoding Crp/Fnr family transcriptional regulator — encoded protein: MGEQEKRSLLAFAAFLSQQETVETPAKAGIPEPQLIPRPDEESVVSAIKRLSVSYSMLDRSTLLTETSSLMTAHIMHGRSAMDVIDELETLFISYYEELKKTNRVKRSI
- a CDS encoding transposase, translating into MFKVLVLQHLFNLSGDQTKFHIRYPYSFCRFLGLSQEVRYPIPKQFGYIVSA
- a CDS encoding transposase; the protein is MSRNNKSTRYPAFFQFLSNTTFSYDSHETHYGYKSHISIDRKHKVIRKYAITSAEVHDSQVFEELLDENNSNGSVWADSAYRSHTHRKSICKRPSNEREQ
- a CDS encoding LysR family transcriptional regulator, which gives rise to MADRRLQVFHTVARLLSFTKAAESLHMTQPAVTFQVRQLEEYFNTRLFDRTHNRISLTEAGAHVYIYADKIFDLYTELENSVKAMTGDISGSLIIGASTTIAEYMLPALLGDFKKKYPEVGIHLKVSNTDGIVSMIENNTIDLGVVEAPVGNKNLVVEPCRPDQLVAIVPPDHPEAQRKTFTYGDLVKYPFICREEGSGTREVISEFLSQGSEGGPDDLKMAMELGSPEAVKSAVEAGMGISVVSRATIQKELKLGTLVAIELDPSLERPFSFVHQKQKFRARIMEELLDFAQLYCEEHKSDGLG